A stretch of Thermococcus sp. DNA encodes these proteins:
- a CDS encoding Era-like GTP-binding protein, with product MIKVAIIGAENVGKSTLMNALIGGKISEVENLPGTTKGTIRRRFGKLKIPKSMKNPLGGADEFVLIDTAGLFDPQRELRGKVLSEEKFREIINEIVSSDIVIHMVDATVGLHRGMEKLHHMLKFRYEKPIIVVINKIDLVPPERVEEIRRTIKKRLEQDAIPLSLVTYEGFNELIRRLAYYAQYV from the coding sequence ATGATAAAGGTTGCGATTATAGGTGCCGAGAACGTCGGCAAGTCAACGCTCATGAACGCCCTCATAGGAGGTAAAATATCGGAGGTGGAGAACCTCCCCGGAACGACCAAGGGGACGATAAGACGGCGCTTTGGAAAGCTCAAGATACCGAAGAGCATGAAGAACCCCCTCGGGGGAGCCGATGAGTTCGTGCTCATAGACACCGCCGGTCTCTTTGACCCCCAGAGGGAGCTGAGGGGCAAGGTTCTGAGCGAGGAGAAGTTCCGGGAGATAATCAACGAGATAGTCTCCTCGGATATAGTCATCCATATGGTCGACGCCACCGTCGGCCTGCACAGGGGCATGGAAAAGCTCCACCACATGCTCAAGTTCCGCTACGAGAAGCCAATAATCGTTGTGATCAACAAGATAGACCTTGTCCCACCGGAGAGGGTGGAAGAGATAAGGCGGACAATAAAGAAGCGCCTTGAACAGGACGCGATACCCCTCTCCCTGGTCACGTACGAGGGATTCAACGAGCTGATCAGGAGGCTGGCATATTACGCCCAGTACGTCTAG
- a CDS encoding prenyltransferase, which yields MIAKEVLASVEVIPDPYIKSATYAKIGERLAKARNNLYRTAFLRAVETAKEIEDPVTMFRALLSVGYSMGKAGLKSAKRIYLGVLEDSKILPAPQRDMLMQSAAAYMLALGDVNEAITYALEIENRGARNEMLLQILRTNTRMIGKERLKVAYRLRKSKLIVDYIDSEPHRSKAMLELIKAYLFLESYENAISLLREIGIRDWARQAFKEVAFYLKEKEVLGHYIDTLEAVANDLIEKFGNDFTVELAFVFALSGEGTPALDLIRRLDNRETILVEMALELLERDHDVLPNFISAMNEEEVALAGKAVMNKILEKPEKGSWAIVRAIGNGTTSEEVWAKIARYYVIRGELEGAMKIGNLIRNERLRSIIMADVAHHLVKRGEVEKAIDAALEVRNPRFSSILVSEILIKALEQELPGRVRSWNGSRH from the coding sequence ATGATTGCCAAAGAGGTGCTGGCATCCGTTGAGGTAATTCCAGACCCCTATATAAAATCTGCAACATATGCTAAAATTGGTGAGAGATTAGCCAAGGCCAGGAACAACCTGTACAGAACCGCATTTCTCCGTGCCGTTGAGACCGCCAAGGAGATAGAGGATCCCGTGACGATGTTCCGCGCCCTGCTGTCCGTTGGTTATTCCATGGGGAAAGCAGGACTTAAATCGGCGAAAAGGATATATCTGGGGGTTCTGGAGGACTCCAAGATACTTCCAGCGCCCCAGCGGGACATGCTCATGCAGAGCGCCGCGGCGTACATGCTGGCCCTTGGAGATGTAAACGAAGCCATAACCTATGCCTTGGAGATAGAGAACCGCGGGGCCAGGAACGAGATGCTTCTCCAAATCCTCCGCACGAACACACGCATGATCGGAAAGGAGCGCCTGAAGGTGGCCTACAGGCTCAGGAAGAGCAAGCTCATTGTGGACTACATCGACTCCGAGCCCCACCGCTCCAAGGCAATGCTGGAGCTTATAAAGGCCTACCTCTTCCTGGAGAGCTACGAAAACGCCATATCTCTCCTCAGAGAAATAGGCATCAGGGACTGGGCCAGACAGGCCTTTAAGGAAGTTGCCTTCTACCTGAAGGAAAAGGAGGTTCTCGGGCACTACATAGACACGCTTGAGGCAGTGGCCAACGACCTCATAGAGAAGTTTGGAAATGACTTCACGGTGGAGCTTGCTTTTGTCTTTGCCCTCAGCGGTGAAGGCACGCCTGCCCTCGACCTTATCAGGCGTCTCGACAACAGGGAGACAATACTGGTGGAGATGGCCCTGGAGCTCCTTGAGAGGGATCATGACGTTCTCCCGAACTTCATCTCGGCCATGAACGAGGAGGAGGTGGCCCTTGCCGGAAAGGCCGTGATGAACAAAATCCTTGAGAAGCCCGAAAAAGGCAGCTGGGCAATTGTACGGGCCATAGGGAACGGCACAACCAGTGAGGAAGTCTGGGCTAAAATCGCCCGCTACTACGTTATCAGGGGCGAGCTGGAGGGGGCAATGAAGATAGGGAACCTGATTCGGAATGAGCGGTTACGTTCGATAATAATGGCCGATGTCGCCCACCACCTCGTTAAGAGGGGGGAGGTCGAGAAGGCTATAGACGCTGCGCTTGAAGTCAGAAACCCGAGGTTCTCCTCGATTCTCGTCTCGGAGATACTCATTAAGGCCCTGGAACAGGAGCTTCCGGGGAGGGTCAGGTCATGGAACGGCTCAAGGCACTGA
- a CDS encoding CoA-binding protein, producing MVRIMPVDRLSDDEIREILTNYRKIALVGASPNPERASNDVMRYLLEHGYEVYPVNPRYDEVLGRKCYPSVLDIPDDVEIVDLFVRPEFTMDYVGQAIEKGAKVVWFQFNTYSRDAFKKAREAGLIAVAHRCIKQEHERLIG from the coding sequence ATGGTCAGGATAATGCCAGTTGACAGGCTTAGCGACGATGAAATTAGGGAAATACTGACGAACTACAGGAAGATAGCCCTCGTTGGGGCCTCTCCAAATCCGGAGCGCGCCTCCAACGACGTCATGCGCTACCTGCTTGAGCACGGCTACGAGGTCTATCCGGTGAACCCGCGCTACGATGAAGTCCTCGGAAGAAAGTGCTATCCGAGCGTTCTCGATATCCCCGATGACGTAGAGATAGTCGACCTCTTCGTAAGGCCGGAGTTCACGATGGACTACGTCGGACAGGCGATAGAGAAGGGCGCGAAGGTCGTCTGGTTCCAGTTCAACACGTACAGCAGGGATGCCTTCAAAAAGGCCAGGGAAGCGGGCTTAATCGCGGTTGCCCACCGCTGCATAAAGCAGGAGCACGAGAGGCTTATCGGCTAA
- a CDS encoding TrmB family transcriptional regulator, whose amino-acid sequence MEEKEIKSLLKELGLNEYEVRAYLTLIRNGPLTAGELATLSKVPQPRIYDVIRTLMAKGFVTTSQGRPKQVIPLSPDSVMDAIKRRYDEKIETLKAALEKLYTPRGEIGSVTVVKSRITLEEYIRRAIKNSRFHLSIAVPMELLDRLKDDLGVKRDSVRINLFVYGEGEVSPIATEIRMREVPDPIIIIQDRDMGIYLPYEALTAGSSLHGYGLVIHDNNLLFMLDRYFYHALWPTGRVVYREERALRLPREYIHIRELVSDLRRFSIQNAKVEVFGRFVRSGEPVHLVGRIVEFYEDEGKVISNITVETEDGERHVVGGWNASLEDIEAERIILFE is encoded by the coding sequence ATGGAGGAGAAGGAGATAAAGTCCCTGCTCAAGGAGCTCGGCCTGAACGAGTACGAGGTTAGGGCGTACCTTACCCTCATCAGGAACGGCCCCCTCACGGCGGGGGAACTCGCGACGCTCTCAAAGGTTCCTCAGCCCAGAATATACGACGTGATAAGAACGCTCATGGCCAAGGGCTTCGTGACAACGAGTCAGGGACGGCCGAAGCAGGTCATTCCCCTCAGTCCCGACAGCGTCATGGATGCCATAAAGAGGCGCTACGATGAAAAGATAGAGACTCTCAAGGCCGCCCTGGAGAAGCTCTACACCCCCCGTGGGGAAATCGGAAGCGTCACGGTGGTCAAGAGCAGGATAACCCTGGAGGAATACATCAGGCGGGCGATAAAGAACAGCAGGTTTCATCTCAGCATTGCAGTGCCTATGGAGCTCCTCGACAGGCTTAAGGACGACCTCGGCGTGAAGAGGGACTCCGTGAGGATAAACCTCTTCGTTTACGGCGAGGGTGAGGTGTCCCCCATCGCGACAGAAATCCGTATGCGTGAAGTTCCTGACCCCATAATCATAATTCAGGACAGGGACATGGGCATATACCTCCCCTACGAGGCGTTAACTGCCGGCAGTTCCCTCCATGGCTACGGGCTGGTCATACACGACAACAACCTCCTCTTCATGCTTGACCGCTACTTCTACCATGCCCTCTGGCCAACGGGTAGGGTCGTTTACAGGGAGGAGCGGGCACTCAGGCTCCCGAGGGAGTACATCCACATAAGGGAGCTTGTTTCAGACCTGCGGCGGTTCAGCATTCAGAATGCTAAGGTTGAGGTTTTTGGCCGCTTCGTTCGTTCGGGAGAACCGGTTCATCTCGTGGGGAGGATCGTTGAGTTCTACGAGGACGAGGGCAAAGTTATCTCGAACATAACGGTGGAAACTGAAGATGGTGAGAGGCACGTGGTGGGTGGCTGGAACGCCTCCCTGGAGGACATAGAGGCCGAGCGCATTATCCTCTTTGAGTGA
- a CDS encoding TRM11 family methyltransferase translates to MYAVIFGKNPRLSEAEFHAFAKRFNLKVNIIGADRDWMVFDSSPKVERYFHWLGGSLKLVRIVGEGEDAIGDLEYARLFTVSLYGESDWKLWRKLGSAIKRKFKAEGPSKFFKPAKTYAMPAELILKGFPETRDFVFLFPKDGSFWVGETVKVADPFELKKLDVERPVQRPILSIPPRLARIMVNLTEVRKGSFLDPFCGIGTIVQEFVLQGLNAYGSDRDPERIRDAKKNLAWLRKEFRLKNSAHLEVCDARKLKRCFRQRFDAVVTEPYLGKPLRRNPTKGEAIKLANELDRLYYPVFESFADVLKRNGRVVFVFPAYKLSGGGIYRKDRKWLGKLGFEVLGRYTDHEERHRLVRDIHVLRYRG, encoded by the coding sequence ATGTACGCTGTGATATTCGGAAAAAATCCCCGTCTGAGTGAGGCAGAGTTTCATGCGTTTGCGAAAAGGTTTAACCTGAAAGTGAATATTATCGGGGCAGACCGTGACTGGATGGTATTTGACTCAAGCCCGAAGGTCGAGAGATACTTCCACTGGCTCGGCGGCTCTCTGAAGCTCGTGAGAATTGTTGGCGAAGGGGAGGACGCGATAGGCGACCTCGAATACGCGAGGCTCTTCACGGTCAGCCTCTACGGTGAGAGCGACTGGAAGCTCTGGCGGAAGCTGGGGAGTGCGATAAAGAGGAAGTTCAAGGCGGAAGGGCCTTCAAAGTTCTTCAAGCCTGCTAAGACCTACGCAATGCCGGCGGAACTCATCCTCAAGGGCTTCCCCGAAACCAGGGACTTCGTCTTCCTTTTTCCCAAGGATGGGAGCTTCTGGGTCGGTGAGACTGTTAAGGTTGCCGACCCCTTCGAGCTGAAGAAGCTCGATGTGGAGAGGCCGGTTCAGAGACCCATCCTCTCTATTCCGCCCAGGCTCGCGAGGATAATGGTGAACCTGACGGAAGTGAGAAAGGGCTCGTTCCTAGACCCATTCTGCGGCATAGGGACCATTGTCCAGGAGTTCGTTCTTCAGGGATTGAACGCCTACGGTAGCGACCGCGACCCTGAGAGGATACGGGACGCCAAAAAGAACCTTGCATGGCTCAGGAAAGAGTTCCGGCTCAAGAACTCGGCCCACCTTGAGGTCTGCGACGCGAGGAAGCTCAAGAGGTGCTTCCGCCAGCGGTTCGACGCTGTAGTTACTGAACCCTACCTCGGAAAGCCCCTCAGGAGAAACCCTACTAAGGGTGAGGCAATAAAGCTCGCCAACGAGCTGGACAGACTTTACTACCCCGTTTTCGAGAGCTTTGCCGATGTTTTGAAGAGGAACGGAAGGGTCGTCTTCGTCTTCCCTGCCTACAAGCTGAGCGGCGGGGGGATATACAGAAAAGACAGAAAGTGGCTCGGTAAGCTCGGCTTTGAGGTTCTGGGGAGGTACACCGACCACGAGGAGAGGCACAGGCTGGTGAGGGACATCCACGTGCTGAGGTACAGGGGTTAG
- a CDS encoding diacylglycerol/polyprenol kinase family protein: MNRVPRRELVRKGWHVLPGILGAPIIVFTPKWVTLVVVWFFASLYTLQHLKLLRGWNLTVPIADLSYRTMAREDEADNYLGSFLFWVTAGIICTVFPKIAALSALWVSTFGDCCNAIAGQLLGGPRIPWNQRKTLIGSIVMLAVSLIALRASHWVLNLDASPALLVGIGLVATFLESLPLPSAYDEFTVPFSTALLLWLAYGGALLSPTW; this comes from the coding sequence ATGAACCGCGTTCCACGAAGGGAGCTCGTGAGAAAGGGCTGGCACGTCCTCCCGGGAATCCTCGGGGCCCCAATAATAGTGTTCACCCCGAAGTGGGTTACGCTCGTCGTCGTCTGGTTCTTTGCCTCTCTCTACACGCTCCAGCACCTCAAGCTCCTCCGCGGCTGGAATCTTACCGTACCCATAGCCGACCTGAGCTACAGGACGATGGCGAGGGAGGACGAGGCAGACAACTACCTCGGCAGCTTCCTCTTTTGGGTCACCGCGGGGATAATCTGCACGGTCTTTCCGAAAATAGCGGCCCTCTCGGCGCTGTGGGTTTCGACCTTCGGAGACTGCTGCAACGCCATAGCCGGCCAGCTCCTCGGCGGACCGAGAATCCCGTGGAACCAGAGAAAGACCCTCATTGGGAGCATCGTAATGCTCGCGGTCTCATTGATTGCGCTCCGGGCAAGCCACTGGGTTCTCAATCTTGACGCTTCCCCTGCCCTCCTGGTGGGAATCGGGCTGGTCGCTACCTTCCTCGAAAGCCTCCCCCTGCCCTCGGCCTACGATGAGTTCACCGTCCCTTTCTCAACGGCGCTCCTGCTCTGGCTGGCCTACGGGGGTGCCCTGCTGTCTCCGACATGGTGA
- a CDS encoding M48 family metallopeptidase, protein MRLRVRRRPVKYARLEVRPDGTVLVTAPDGFDVDSLIERHRGWLEGKLAEIDGLREIAESGFPINGEFYQVIQGRKAKVHTKFKTVFLSPSREEVLSCLKKLLRKELLPIVDEYSEKMGIQPGKVYIRHQKSRWGSCSPRGNLNFNIRLIAIPPELREYVVIHELAHLKYMNHSRAFWELVGRFYPDYKTARKELKKWWTIIELNPHWKWLAGGV, encoded by the coding sequence ATGAGGTTGAGGGTTCGCCGTCGGCCGGTCAAGTATGCAAGGCTTGAGGTGAGGCCGGACGGGACGGTCCTGGTCACCGCCCCCGATGGATTCGACGTCGATAGCCTGATTGAGAGGCACAGGGGCTGGCTAGAGGGAAAACTGGCCGAGATAGACGGCCTCCGCGAGATAGCAGAGTCGGGCTTTCCCATCAACGGCGAGTTCTACCAGGTCATTCAGGGCAGGAAGGCCAAGGTGCATACGAAGTTCAAGACGGTCTTCCTCTCACCCAGCAGGGAGGAGGTTCTCTCGTGCCTCAAGAAGCTCCTCCGGAAGGAGCTCCTCCCCATCGTGGATGAGTACTCCGAAAAGATGGGCATCCAGCCGGGAAAGGTCTACATCCGCCACCAGAAGAGCCGCTGGGGGAGCTGTTCTCCCAGGGGGAACCTGAACTTCAACATCCGCCTCATAGCGATTCCGCCCGAACTCAGGGAGTACGTTGTAATCCATGAGCTTGCCCATCTGAAGTACATGAACCACTCCAGGGCTTTCTGGGAGCTGGTGGGAAGGTTCTACCCCGACTACAAAACCGCAAGAAAGGAGCTTAAGAAGTGGTGGACGATAATCGAGCTGAACCCCCACTGGAAGTGGCTGGCTGGCGGGGTCTAG
- a CDS encoding GTP-binding protein: MPKRVKLGHHYYYIVTVDELNSGGFRGKNVVIEGTIEDKPLVEFLPMELPGYRTTFKVSGLRVEFSGSPCLGKGEWVKVYGRFLGDCIMASAIETEKAVFTTEE, translated from the coding sequence ATGCCCAAGCGGGTCAAACTCGGTCATCATTATTATTACATTGTTACGGTTGATGAGCTGAATTCCGGCGGTTTTCGCGGTAAGAACGTCGTCATCGAGGGCACCATAGAGGACAAACCCCTGGTGGAGTTCCTCCCCATGGAGTTACCTGGTTACAGGACGACCTTTAAAGTTTCCGGCCTCAGGGTGGAGTTCTCGGGAAGCCCCTGCCTGGGGAAGGGCGAGTGGGTGAAGGTCTATGGCAGATTCCTCGGTGACTGCATAATGGCCAGCGCCATCGAAACAGAGAAGGCCGTTTTCACGACGGAGGAGTGA
- a CDS encoding HD family hydrolase, with the protein MSLLDLFIEAGNLKRLPRTGWLLRGVSSPESIADHSYRVALITLFLADELRAKGIEIDAERALRIAVLHDLAEARITDVPLTAQYYLDKGRAEKKAAMELFIKTSNPREYFRLWREYEEGLSPEGRLVKFADKLEMLIQALEYERAGFKDLDEFWSALDSIRESEFYGHFRELVEELAEMRKELSRASR; encoded by the coding sequence ATGTCCCTTTTAGACCTTTTTATCGAGGCAGGAAACCTGAAAAGACTCCCCAGAACCGGCTGGCTCCTCAGGGGCGTTTCAAGCCCGGAGAGCATAGCGGACCACAGCTACCGCGTCGCCCTCATCACGCTCTTCCTGGCCGACGAGCTGAGGGCGAAGGGTATTGAGATAGACGCTGAACGGGCACTCAGGATAGCGGTTCTCCACGACCTCGCCGAGGCGAGGATCACCGACGTACCCCTAACGGCTCAGTACTACCTCGACAAGGGCAGGGCCGAGAAGAAGGCCGCGATGGAGCTTTTCATCAAGACATCGAATCCAAGGGAGTACTTCAGGCTCTGGCGCGAGTACGAGGAGGGATTGAGCCCCGAGGGCAGGCTCGTAAAGTTCGCCGACAAGCTGGAGATGCTGATTCAGGCACTCGAATACGAAAGGGCCGGCTTCAAAGACCTCGACGAGTTCTGGAGCGCCCTTGACTCCATCAGGGAGAGCGAGTTCTACGGACACTTCCGGGAGCTCGTTGAAGAGCTGGCTGAAATGAGAAAGGAACTGTCGCGGGCATCACGTTGA
- a CDS encoding glycerate kinase, with amino-acid sequence MDARTAALDIMRAAIESSDPYRAVRRGINFDGNRLTVSGEEFPLSGKVYLLAFGKAACSMARAVADLLGERIEEGVIITKYGYAENCPRTERLRIIEAGHPVPDENSLLGGKLGLKLAGKVGEDDVLLVLISGGGSALFLLPERGITLEDKIRTNELLLKSGAKIYEINTVRKHISAVKGGKLAKRVRGTVISLILSDVVGDPLEAIASGPTVKDPTTFRDAFRILELYGVWEKLPESVKRHIELGLKGKAEETLKEDLPNVHNFIVGSGRMACEAALAKARELGYNALLLTTTLEGEAREVALAVGSIVQEVARYDRPVPKPAVLIAGGEWTVTIEGEAGLGGPNQEFALSVARKIAGLNAVVLAVDTDGTDGPTDAAGGIVDGKTLEELKKAGIDVEEALKRHDAYRALERVGALLKTGPTGTNVNSLVIAVIRDPATLSGNTES; translated from the coding sequence ATGGACGCCAGAACGGCCGCACTGGACATCATGAGGGCAGCCATTGAAAGCTCCGATCCCTACCGGGCGGTGAGGAGGGGCATTAACTTCGATGGGAACCGCCTGACAGTCTCTGGTGAGGAATTTCCCCTGTCCGGGAAGGTCTACCTCCTCGCCTTCGGCAAGGCCGCGTGCTCCATGGCAAGGGCCGTCGCCGACCTCCTCGGGGAGCGCATCGAGGAGGGAGTGATAATCACCAAGTACGGCTACGCCGAGAACTGTCCCAGGACGGAAAGACTGAGGATCATCGAGGCCGGCCATCCCGTTCCGGACGAGAACTCCCTTTTGGGTGGAAAGCTCGGCCTCAAACTGGCCGGAAAGGTTGGAGAGGATGACGTTCTCCTTGTCCTTATCTCAGGCGGCGGTTCTGCGCTCTTCCTCCTCCCCGAGAGAGGGATAACCCTGGAGGACAAGATCAGGACGAACGAGCTTTTACTCAAAAGCGGTGCCAAAATATACGAGATAAACACCGTGAGAAAGCACATCTCGGCCGTCAAGGGCGGCAAGCTGGCGAAACGCGTTAGGGGGACTGTGATAAGCCTCATCCTCTCGGACGTCGTGGGCGACCCGCTTGAGGCCATAGCATCGGGCCCGACCGTGAAGGACCCCACCACCTTCCGGGACGCCTTCAGAATCCTGGAGCTCTACGGCGTCTGGGAGAAGCTGCCGGAGAGCGTTAAGAGGCACATCGAGCTGGGACTCAAAGGGAAGGCCGAGGAGACCCTCAAGGAAGACCTCCCAAACGTCCACAACTTCATAGTCGGAAGCGGCAGGATGGCGTGTGAGGCGGCGCTGGCGAAAGCTAGGGAACTCGGCTACAACGCCCTGCTGCTAACCACGACCCTTGAAGGCGAGGCCAGGGAGGTGGCACTCGCGGTGGGCTCGATAGTCCAGGAGGTAGCCAGATACGACCGCCCGGTTCCAAAGCCGGCCGTCCTCATAGCCGGCGGCGAGTGGACGGTGACGATTGAAGGAGAAGCCGGCCTCGGCGGGCCAAACCAGGAGTTCGCCCTGAGCGTTGCCAGGAAGATAGCCGGGCTGAATGCAGTTGTTTTGGCCGTCGATACCGATGGGACGGACGGGCCTACCGATGCAGCAGGTGGTATCGTCGATGGAAAGACGTTGGAAGAACTTAAGAAAGCTGGAATCGACGTCGAGGAAGCCCTGAAGAGGCACGACGCCTACCGGGCGCTGGAAAGAGTGGGTGCGCTCCTCAAGACCGGGCCTACCGGGACGAACGTGAACTCGCTGGTGATAGCGGTCATACGAGATCCCGCCACTCTCTCTGGAAATACAGAATCATGA
- a CDS encoding NfeD family protein yields MWRRRASNLLKLLALMADEIIVGVFIFLILPEIGVEIPLWAGLLVMSLLLVKDFLIAPFVLGGGADRRPEIGPERLMGRTALVVEDLSPEGVVKLDGELWKAECLNGTAKRGEEVRIISVQGTKVLVERRE; encoded by the coding sequence ATGTGGCGTAGAAGGGCCAGTAACCTCCTCAAGCTCCTCGCACTGATGGCCGATGAAATTATTGTTGGTGTTTTCATTTTTCTGATACTCCCTGAAATAGGTGTGGAGATACCCCTCTGGGCGGGCTTGCTTGTGATGTCCCTTCTTTTGGTCAAGGACTTCCTGATAGCGCCCTTCGTTCTCGGCGGTGGTGCGGACAGGAGGCCGGAGATTGGCCCCGAGAGGCTGATGGGAAGAACGGCTCTGGTTGTGGAAGACCTCTCCCCCGAGGGGGTCGTTAAACTCGACGGTGAGCTCTGGAAGGCGGAATGTTTAAACGGAACCGCCAAAAGGGGCGAGGAGGTCAGGATAATCTCAGTTCAGGGCACTAAGGTTCTCGTGGAACGCCGAGAGTAG
- a CDS encoding secondary thiamine-phosphate synthase enzyme YjbQ produces the protein MLFEVKVPTEEKFQIVDITDEIQHLVWKSDVTSGIAVVFTSHTTTGLVINENEGGLLEDIRAKMKELVPRGAGYVHDRIDSNAHSHLRAALFLNPEVVVPIENGELLLGTWQRILFIELDGPRHRKVLVKICRC, from the coding sequence ATGCTGTTTGAGGTTAAGGTTCCTACGGAGGAGAAGTTTCAGATCGTTGACATAACCGACGAGATCCAGCACCTGGTGTGGAAGAGCGACGTTACCAGCGGCATCGCGGTCGTTTTTACCTCCCACACCACGACGGGACTGGTGATAAACGAGAACGAGGGCGGATTGCTGGAGGACATTAGGGCAAAGATGAAGGAGCTTGTTCCCAGAGGAGCGGGTTATGTCCACGACCGCATAGACAGCAACGCCCACTCACACCTCAGGGCGGCCCTCTTTCTGAATCCCGAGGTCGTCGTCCCGATAGAGAACGGAGAGCTGCTCCTCGGAACCTGGCAGAGAATCCTCTTTATCGAGCTTGACGGGCCGAGGCACAGGAAGGTTCTGGTGAAGATCTGCAGGTGCTAG
- a CDS encoding radical SAM protein: MKVRVIKRRARSIYTKSKIPGVEWAVNQYVGCAFACEYCYAKFLTRWKDYGEWGRWVEVKTNAPDLARRHVSGSVVMSTVSDPYQPIEAELKLTRRVLRYMDKRNELSVLTKSPLVTRDIDLFKEFRTIEVGLTINGFTGREKRLFEPLTPLHEARVSALKELKEAGLKTYVFVSPIIPEITDVSAIVEDTKGFADYYFFEVLNLRASGREFRELLRDEYPESHEVLTDEEKFEEFLWGLKKEIRSLGVKAEGIETHRRGWEFVEP; this comes from the coding sequence ATGAAGGTTCGGGTTATAAAGAGGCGCGCCAGGAGCATCTACACCAAATCGAAAATCCCGGGCGTGGAGTGGGCGGTCAACCAGTACGTCGGCTGCGCCTTCGCATGCGAATACTGCTACGCAAAGTTCCTGACCCGGTGGAAGGACTACGGGGAATGGGGGAGATGGGTCGAGGTCAAGACCAACGCACCCGACCTGGCAAGGAGGCATGTTTCTGGGAGCGTCGTCATGTCGACGGTGAGCGACCCGTACCAGCCGATAGAGGCCGAGCTCAAGCTGACAAGACGGGTTCTCCGCTACATGGACAAGAGGAACGAACTTTCAGTGCTCACCAAGTCGCCCCTCGTTACGAGGGACATCGACCTCTTCAAAGAGTTCCGGACGATAGAGGTGGGCCTGACGATAAACGGCTTCACGGGGAGAGAGAAGAGGCTCTTTGAGCCCCTTACACCCCTCCACGAGGCGAGGGTGAGCGCACTGAAGGAGCTGAAGGAAGCCGGCCTGAAGACCTACGTCTTTGTCAGCCCGATAATCCCCGAGATAACGGACGTCTCCGCCATAGTCGAGGACACAAAGGGCTTTGCTGACTACTACTTCTTCGAGGTGCTCAACCTCCGCGCCTCTGGCAGGGAGTTCCGGGAACTCCTCCGCGATGAGTACCCGGAAAGCCACGAGGTTCTGACCGATGAGGAGAAGTTCGAGGAGTTCCTATGGGGGCTGAAGAAGGAGATAAGGTCACTGGGAGTAAAGGCCGAGGGGATAGAGACTCACCGGAGAGGCTGGGAGTTCGTGGAGCCCTGA